DNA from Dokdonella koreensis DS-123:
CCAGCTGATCCTGACCCTGCGCGACAGCCTCGGCCTCACCGTGTTCCTGATCACCCACGACCTGGATACGCTCTACACGATCTGCGACCGCGTGGCGGTGCTGGCGAACAAGCGCGTGCTGATCAACGCGCCGCTGGCCGAGGTCGAGCGCCAGGACGAACCGTGGATCCGCGACTATTTCCAAGGGCCGCGCGGCCGCGCGGCCGAGCACGCCGCCGTGGCGGCGAAGAGGAACTGACATGGAAACCCGTGCGCATCATGTACTGATCGGCGCCTTCGCGATCCTCGTGTTCGTGCTCGCCGCCGGCTTCGTCCTGTGGCTGTCCAAGACCAGCCAGGACCGCGCGTTCAAGGAGTACGACGTGGTGTTCACCGAGGCCGTCACCGGGCTCTCGCAAGGTGGCGCCGTGCAGTACAGCGGCATCAAGGTCGGCGAGGTCAGCCAGCTCAAGCTCGCGCCCGACGACCCGCGCAAAGTCATCGCCCGAGTACGGATCGGCGCGTCGACGCCGATCAAGCACGACACGCGCGCCAAGCTGGCGCTGGCGGGCGTCACCGGCGTGGCCTTCATCCAGCTCAGCGGCGGCACGCCGCAGAGCGTCGCCCTGGAGCCGACCCGCGAGACGCCGGTGCCGGTGATCCCGGCCGATCCGTCGGCGCTTTCGCAGCTGCTCAATTCCGGCGAGGACATCGTCACCAGCATCAACGACGCGCTGTACCGGATCGGCCAGCTGCTGTCCGAGGAAAACGTCGACCGGGTCGCCCACGTGCTCGACAACGTCGACAAGATCGTCGACAGCGTGGCCGGCCAGCGCGATGACCTGACGACCGCACTGCGCCAGCTCTCCGACGCCACCGGCGACCTCAAGTCCTCGCTGCGCACGGTCAGCGAGCTGGCGACGACGACCAACCGGCTCGTGCGCGAGGACGCCCGCAACGTGATGATCGCGGCGGAGAAGGCGATCGGTTCGGTCGACCGGGTGGCCGCGTCGGTCAGCGGCCTGGTCGACGACAACCGCGCCGCGATCGACAGCTTCGGCAACCAGGGCTTGCGCCAGGTCGGCCCCACGATCGCCGAGCTGCGCGAGACGCTGCGCGCGTTCAAGCAGCTCAGCGACCGCCTGGCCCGGTCCGAGAGCCTGCTGCTCGGCAACGACCAACCCAAGGAGTACTCGCCGCGATGAGCATCCCGATGATCCGTATCGCCGGCCTGCTGGCAGCGGCCCTGCTCACCTCCTGCGCCTCGCTGACCGGCAAGAGCGACCCGTTCGCGATCTACTCGCCGCGCCTGAGCGCCGCCCCGTCCACGGCCGGCGCCCCGGTCGCCTGGCAGCTGGCGATCGATACGCCGCTGACCAGCAGCGCACTGGACTCCAATCGCATCGTGGTCATGCCGTCGCCCGGCGTGCTGCAGATCTATCCCGCCGCCCGCTGGCGCGACCCGGCGCCGCAGCTGCTGCGCGGCCTGGTCGTCGAAGGGTTCGAGCGCTCCGGCCGCATCCTCGGCGTCGGTGCAGCCACCGCGGGCCTGCACGCCGACATCGGCCTGTCGATCGACCTGCGTGCGTTCCAGGCCGAGATCGACACCGGCGGCGCGCGCGCGGTCGTCCGCTTCCAGGCCAGCCTGCTGGACTTCGCCACCAACCGCGTCTTCGCCACGCGCAGCTTCGAGGCCTCGGCCCCGGCCGCGTCGAGCGATGTCGCCGGCCTGTTCCCGGCGTTCGAGGCCGCCCTCGACCAGGTCGTCCCGCACCTGGTCGACTGGACCCTGGCCGAGGGCGAGAAGCGAAGGCCGCCCGCCGCCGGCCCGTAACCGGACCACGCCGGAATTTCTTTTCGTCGAACGGCCGAAAGGCGACAATAGCGGCCGCCCCCACCCCCGACCGACGTCCAGCGCCCGGCCCCGCCGATCGCCGGTGCCGGCCGCATCCCGATCGCCATGACCGAAGTCGAAGCCGGCAAGCCGCAGACCACCCTGCAGAGCCACCTCGCGCGCGTGGAGGAGCTGCTGCGCCGGCACCGGCTGGTCGAGGGCCTGGCCCATCGCCAGGAAGGACTGCACCACGACCTGGTCGAGAACCTGGTCCATCGCCAGAACCTGGCCGAGCTGCAGCGCGAGATCGACCAGCTGCATCCGGCCGACATCGCGCACATCCTCGAATCGCTGCCGCAGGAAGACCGGCAGAGCATCTGGAACCTGGTCAAGTCCGATCGCGACGGCGAGATCCTGCTCGAGGTCTCCGACGCGGTCCGCGAGTCGCTGCTGGCGGAGATGGACACGCCGGAAATCCTCGCCGCCGCCGAGCAACTCGATGCCGACGAGCTGGCCGACCTCGCCGAGGACCTGCCCGAGGACGTGCTCTACACGCTGATGCAGCGCCTCACCGCCGAGCAGCGCGAGCGCGTGCAGTCGGCGATGGCCTGGGAAGAGGACCAGGTCGGCGCGCTGATGGATTTCGACATGGTGACGATCCGCGAGGACGTCAGCCTCGAGGTCGTGCTGCGCTACCTGCGCCGGCTCAAGGAAATCCCGGACCACACCGACAAGCTGTTCGTCGTCAACGGCGACAACCTGCTGACCGGCGTGCTGCCGGTGCGCTGGCTGCTGGTCAACGACCCGGCCAGGAACGTCAGCGAGGTCATGGCGGCCGACGCCAACACGTTCCATCCGGAAGACGACGTCACCGAGACCGCCCAGGCGTTCGAGCGCTACGACCTGGTCACCGCGCCGGTCGTCGACGGCGAAGGCAAGCTGATCGGGCGCCTGACCATCGACGCGATGGTCGACGTGATCCGCGAGGCCGGCGAGGCCGAGGCGCTCAGCCGCGGCGGCCTGCGCGAGGGCGAGGACATCTTCGCCTCGGTCTGGCGCTCGGTGCGCAACCGCTGGCTGTGGCTGGCGGTCAACCTGGTGACCGCCTTCATCGCCTCGCGCGTGATCGGCCTGTTCGAAGGCTCGATCGAGAAACTGGTCGCGCTCGCCGCACTGATGCCGATCGTCGCCGGTATCGGCGGCAACTCCGGCAACCAGACCATCACGATGATCGTGCGCGCGTTCGCGCTCGACCAGATCAGTCCGGCCAGCGCCAAGCGGCTGCTGCGCAAGGAACTGGGCGTCGCCCTGATCAACGGCGTGATCTGGGGCGGCGTCATCGGCATCGTGGCCTGGCTGCTCTACGGCAACCCGGCGCTCGGCCTGGTGATGACCCTGGCGATGACATTGAACCTGCTGCTCGCCGCCTTCATGGGCGTGGTGATTCCGATGGGCCTGCTGCGCATGGACCGCGATCCGGCCATGGGGTCGAGCGTGATGATCACCGCGCTGACCGACAGCGGCGGCTTCTTCATCTTCCTCGGCCTGGCTACGCTGTTCCTGATCTAGGTCGAGCGGATCTAGGTCGAGCTGATCTGAGTCGAACCGGGTTGCGCCGAGCTGGTCCGGTCGAGCCGTTCCGATCGAACGGGCGCGGCCGAGCCGAGCAGGTCGCAGCGGCGATCAGGGCGCAGCGCCGGGATCGGCCGGCGACGCGGCGAGCACGGCGGCGGCAGGTATCGCCTCGGCTTCGGTCTCGTCCTCGCGGCCGACGAACATGCCCCACACCGCCATGAACAGCGCGGCGATCATCGGCCCGATCACGAAGCCGTTGATGCCCATCAGCGCCATGCCGCCGATCGTCGAGATCAGCACCACGTAGTCGGGCATGCGCGTGTCCTTGCCGACCAGGATCGGCCGCAGCACGTTGTCGACCATGCCGATTACCAGCACGCCGTACGCGGTGAGCCCGATACCCTTGACCCAGTCGCCCGTAGCCAGGAAATAGATCGCCACCGGCGCCCAGACCAGGCCGGCGCCGATCGCCGGCAACAGCGACAGGAACGCCATCAGCACGGCCCACAGCAGCGCACCCTGGATGCCGAGGAACCACAATGCCAGACCACCGAGCGTGCCCTGCACGATCGCGACGACGACATTGCCCTTGACCGTGGCGCGCATGACGGTCGCCATCCGCGCGATCAGCTGGCGCTTGTGCACGGGCTCCAGCGGAATCGCCTCGACGATGCGCGCGATCAGCATCCGTCCGTCGCGCAGCAGGAAGAACAGCAGGTACAGCATGATGCCGAAGCCGATGACGAACTGGAACGTGTTCTGGCCGATGTTGATCGCGTGGGTCGCGATGAAACGGCTGGCCTCGGCCGCACCGGATCCGAGCTTGCCCTGCAGCGACGCCACGTCGCCGAGACCGATCCGGTCGAGCGGCTGCGTCAGCCAGTCCGGCAGCGCCGCGAGGATGCGCTGCAGATAGGTGCCGAAGTTCAGTTCGCCCGATTGCACGCGCTGGTAGACCAGCGAGGTCTCCTGGATCAGCGAGGCGGTGATCGCCATCAGCGGCAGGATCGCGATCAACAGGCACAGCGACAGCGTCAGCAGAGCGGCGAGGTTGGGCCGGCCTGGCAGGCGCCGCAGCAAGCGGCGGTGCAGCGGCGCGAACAGGATCGACAGCACCACCGCCCAGAACACCGCGCCGAAGAACGGCAGCAGGATCAGGCCGAACGCGATCGTCACAGCGCACAGCAGCAGCAGGAATACCGCGCGCTGCAGGAACGGCGTGTTCATCGTCTTCATCGCGGTCGCCGTGCAGGACCCCGAGGCCGGGGCTGCGTGGACTATAGCAATGCCGCCGCAGCGGCACCGCGTACACGCCGTTCACGGTTGCAAAGAATGGGATCGCGCGTTCCGCAGCGCCGCGCGCGGGGCCAATCCGCCGCGCGTGGCGTCGGCACGTTCAGGGCTCGAAGCCGTCGGAGAACAGGAGCTCGTCCAGACCATCCAGCCGCAGCACGCGGATCGCGTCCAGCCGCGACCGTTCGCCCTGGCCGCCGCTGCGCGCGAGCGCGATCTCGATCAGCCCATCGACGGGCTCGGTGACGAACCCGAAGCGCAGTGCGCTGCGCTGGCCGGCGAGCGCGAAGGCACTGAAGCGCTCGAGCACCGGCACGCCTTGCAGGCGGACGTCCTGCACCCGGCAGGCGGCGGTATTACAGGGGTTGTAGGTCTCGGCGAAATGCAGTTCGACGAAGTACCGGCCCTCGGCCACCGGCAGCCGGTAGCCCCAGGTGCCGTAGCTGATCCGGTAGTCGTGATGGAGGGCATCGTCGTCACTGCCGAAGATCGCGCCGGGGCCGGATGCCGTGGAGGCCTCGCTGCTGCCGTAGTGGTACTGGTCGGCCTGGTACGGGCTGCCGTCGGCCGCCGTGTAGGCACCGCCGCCGGCATTGATCGCGATCGCCACCGGCGGCGGCGTGCCGGACGGCAGGACCAGCACCTGCCGGACGAAGCTGCCCGCCAGGGCGCCGTCGCTGGCGTCGGCGCGGACGCGATAGAGCCCCGGCGGGGCCGCGTCGATCACCGCATGCCGCGTATCGGCCGCGTCGACCACCAGCACCGCGCCGGCCGGCGCCTGCTCGACGGTCCAGCTCACCGCAAGCGCACCCGGCGCCGGCAGGCCGTCGTCGATGACGCGCGCGCGCAGGTCCAGCCGCCCGCCGGCCCGCGCGACCGCGTCGCCGCGCACGAAGACGCGCGGCACCACGTTGACGGCCACCGGGACCGTCACCCGCAGCGATGCCGACGTCTCGGTCCAGCCGCCGAGCCCGGCATCGTCGCTGGCACCGCGCGCCTGGACGCGCAGCACCTGGGTGCCGCTGACCGGGCCGAGACCGGCCACCGACCAGTCCGACGTGCCGGCGGCGGTGCCGTCCTGGCCACCGAGGAACCAGCGGACCGATGCGATCGCCGCGGCCACAGGGCCGGCGGTGCCCGCCGCGTCGAACGTCGGCGTATCGCTGGTCCACACCGGGCCGGCCGTCGGCGCGGTGATGCGCACGAACGGCTCGGTGGCCGCTGCCGGCATGCCCAGCCGCTGTCCGATCAACCAGCGGAAGAGCCGCTCGCTGGCGTAGCTGTACGTCCAGATCCAGTGGTTGCCGCTGGCGAACTCGGTATAACGGGGATCGCCGCCGGCCGCGCGCAGTGCCGCGACATGGTTGCGCGAATGGGCAACGATCGCGGTGCCGTCGTCGACGGCGTGGAAGAACCACGAAGGCGTCGTCGCCCAGGCGGCATCGCCCGCCGTGTAGCCCGTATGCGGGCATACCGGGACGATCGCCGCGAACGTGCCGTTGTAGGTGCCGATCAGGTCGAGCGCGCCGCCGCCGCCCATCGACAGGCCGGTCAGGTAGATGCGCCCGGTGTCGTACGGGAACTCCGCATGCACCTGCTCCAGCAGGTCGATCAGCCGGTTCTTCTGGCCGCCCCACTGGCCGCCTTCGCCGAGGCAGCACTGTGGCGCCACCATGATCATCGGCTGCACCGCCTGGCGCGCCGGATAGACCAGTTGCATCGCGCCGTTGGCGGCATTGCCCAATTGGGCGGCGTTGTCGGTGCCGCTCTCGCCGAGGCCGTGCAGGAACAGCAGCAGCGGGCAATCACGCGCGGCCTGGCAGGCCGGCGGGACATAGATGCGGAACGGCAGGCGGCCGTCCGGCGGATCGTTGCGGCGCAGGAAGTCCTCGGCGCAGACCCGGTCGGGCGGGCATCCGGCCACGGCCGCCACCGGTACCGACAGCGCCAGACCGAGAAGCAGCGAGCAGGTGCGCGGCATGAGAGGCAGTCCACGGGGCGGGCCGCCCAAGACTACCGCGCCGGCCAGGCCCTGCTGTGACGGCCGGCCGGAATCGCCGGAACCGGCCGCCGCACGCCGGGGACGGACGGCACCGGGCGGGTGTCCGGCGTTCCTGCGTGGCTTGTAGCGCGCCGGGCGCTCGTCTACGTTGCAGGGCATGCGCAACGCGGCAGCAACCTGGCTGGCGGCTTCGGTCGCCTGGCTCGTCTACGGCCTGATCTTCGCCGAACAGCTCGTCAACATGGAGCGCGTCGCCGGCGTGCGCGTGGCCTGGAACGAGGCGCTGTTCCACAGCCTGTTCGGCCTGGTCCTGTGCTGGGTGCCGCTGACCGTCGGCCTGGTCGCGATCGTGCAGCGCTTCCCGCTGGAACGCGGCCGGCTGCGTGCCGGCATCGTCGCGTCCGTCCTGGCCGTGGCGGCGGTGCTGACGGCGCGGGCGGTCTACGTGTGGGCGCTGAATCCCGTGTTCGGCTTCTGGTACGACGTGGCGCCGCCGTTCGGGCAGATCCTGTCCCACAGCGTGCGCTTCAACTTCATGCTCGCCTGGCTGATCGTGGGCGTGGCCCACGCCTGGATCTACGCGCGCAATGCACGCGCCAGCCGCCTGCGCATCTCGCGCCTCGAAGCGGGCCTGGCGCAGGCACGCCTGGACGCGCTGGCGGCCCAGCTCAATCCGCACTTCCTGTTCAACGCGCTCAACTCGATCGCCGAGCTGATCCACCGGGATGCCGATGCGGCCGACGGCATGCTGGTCGCGCTCTCCGCCCTGCTGCGCCGCAGCCTCGCCCATCCGTCGGGCCACGAGGTCAGGGTCGAGGAGGAGCTGGTCCTGCTCCGGCACTACCTGGCCATCGAGCAGCTCCGCTTCGGCGACCGGCTCGACGTGCGCATCGAGGTCCAGCCGGCCTGCCTCGACGCGCGCGTACCGGCGCTGATGCTGCAGCCGCTGGCGGAGAACGCCATCGTGCACGGCATCGCCCGGCGGCGCGGCCCCGGCACGCTGCAGGTGGACATCCGGCCGTTCCCGCCACGGTTGCGGATCGAAGTCCGCGACGAAGGCGCAGCGGCCGCCGTCCCCGCGGCCAGCGGCGGCACCGGTATCGGGCTGGACACCGTGCGCAGCCGGCTGCATTGCCTGTACGGGGAAGACTGGACGCTGGACCTGCAGACCCGCGACGGCCTGTGCTCGACGGTGCGGATCGACCTGCCGCTGCGTGTCGCCGGCGTTCCGCCCGTCGCCACCCGCACCACCCTGCTGCGGCCGGCATGAAAGCCCTGCGCATCGCCGTCGTCGACGACGAGCCGCTGGCGCGGGCGCGATTGCGCCGGCTGCTGGCGATGCACGAAGCCGGCGCCACCGTGCACGAATACGACAGCGGCCCGGCGCTGCTGGCCGCGTGGCACGACGCGCCGGCCGATGTCGTCTTCGTCGACATCCAGATGCCGGAGATGGACGGCTTCGCGGCAATGGCCGGCCTGCCGCCACCGCGCCCCCAGGTCATCTTCGTGACTGCCCACGCCGAGCACGCGGTCCAGGCCTTCGAGATCGCGGCGGCCGACTACCTGATCAAGCCGGTGGCACCGGAGCGCCTGTCGGCGGCGCTCCGGCGGGTCCGCGAGCGCATCGCGGCCGCGCCTGCCCCGGCCACCTATCCACCGCGGCTGGCGCTGCCGATCGGACGCCGCGTCCAGCTCGTCGATGTGGACGCGATCGACTGCGTGCTGGCCCAGGCCAACTATGTCGAGATCCGCGTCGGCACCCGCTGCTTCGTGCTGCGCAAGCCGCTGACGGTCGTGCAGCAAGAGCTCGACCCCGCACGCTTCGCGCGCGTGCATCGCTCGGCCCTGGTCCGCATCACGGCGGTCGCCGGGATCGAGCCGCTGCCTTCCGGGCGTTTCCGGCTGCAGCTCGCCGCTGGCCAGGTACTGACTTCGGGTCGCAGCTACCGCGAACACGTCCGCCGGACCTTCGGGCTGTCGTCGCCCGCCGCATTCGCCGGCTGAGCGGTTCCCCGGTGTCGCCGGCGCCGTGCGCCGGTGCCATTGGTCCACAGCCGGGCGGCGTTCATCCCGTAGCGGTTGAACCGACGGTCTCCGCAACGGTTTCCTCGGCCGCCGCCTTCCGGCTTTCCGAGGATCCGTGACATGCGAGCCGCTACCGCCCTGTGCCTGTCGATCGCCGCCTGGTCGACGAACGCGTTCGCCGACGCCTGCGAGACGAACTTCAGCAAGAAGGGCAACCCGCTCACCGGTACCACCTACCGATCCTCGATCGCCCTGGCCGACCTGACGGTCCAGAGCGCGATCGAGCAACTCGGCGCGATCGCGCTGGCGAAGAAGATGGCCGTGCTCTCGTCCGACCCCGCCAATGGCAGCTTGCTGATCGAGGAGCCGGAGACCGCGATGCACAAGCCGATCCCGATGATCCTCGGGGCCGCGGTGGAAAACGGCGTCACCCACGTCACGATGGAGGTCAAGCTGTCGCGCGGTGCGCTGGCCAAGGCCGACGACGTCCGCCGCGAGATCTGCGCACTGCTCACCCAGGTGCGGCCCGGCGCAGCCGGCGACGAGACCGCGCGCCGCATGGCCGCCGCCGCGCAGACCGCCGAACCCGACCGCATGGACGCCTTCATCTTCTCGCAGCAGATCGCGCGTCAGGCCAACGAGAACCAGTCGACCATCAATGTCCGCTAAAAGGACCGCCGCTACACGCTGACCGGCCGCGCCGCCTTCATCATGGAGGACGGCGACGACTACAACGTCGGCTTCTCGATCCCCGAACTGAAGTTTTCACCGGGACCGCTGGATCCGAAGTTCAAGGTCAACGTCAGCTGCCTGATGGCCAAGAGCCAGACCGCCTATACGCTGTCGCTGCGCGAGGGCGATCGCGTCGCGCTGACCGGCACGTTCTCGCGCTATGACCAGTTCAGTCACGTCGTCTGGCTGGACGGCTGCGTGCAGGCCCGTTGAGGAACGGTACCTCGACTACGACGCCTCGCGGTCGGCGGCCGCGATCACCAGCAGGGCGGCCATCAGCGCCAGGCTGTATTCCACACCGCCGGTGCCGTGCTCGCCGACGAACCAGCCCAGGCGGGCGTGGATCAGGACGATGCCCATCAGCACGATGAAGAACAGCCCGCCGGAAAGCCAGCGGACACCGATGCCGGCCGCGATCAGCAGGCCGGCGCCGATCTCGTAGGCCGATATCGCCAGCACCAGGCCGGTGGCGGCCGGGAAGCCCGCGTTCTGGAGGAAGGCCGCGAACTGCGGCACGCTGCCGTTCACCAGGCGCACCACGGCATGCGCCATGAACAGCAGCGCGAGGGTGGCGCGCAGCAGCACCAGGGCTTGCGCCTGGGTCAGGTAGGGATAGCGCACGGGTTCTCCGGCCGGCAGGGGCCGGAGAGTGGACGTGCGTGGAGGCGTCGAGGGCAAGCGGTACCGGGACGGACCGCACCACGCAGGGCGC
Protein-coding regions in this window:
- a CDS encoding AI-2E family transporter, with product MKTMNTPFLQRAVFLLLLCAVTIAFGLILLPFFGAVFWAVVLSILFAPLHRRLLRRLPGRPNLAALLTLSLCLLIAILPLMAITASLIQETSLVYQRVQSGELNFGTYLQRILAALPDWLTQPLDRIGLGDVASLQGKLGSGAAEASRFIATHAINIGQNTFQFVIGFGIMLYLLFFLLRDGRMLIARIVEAIPLEPVHKRQLIARMATVMRATVKGNVVVAIVQGTLGGLALWFLGIQGALLWAVLMAFLSLLPAIGAGLVWAPVAIYFLATGDWVKGIGLTAYGVLVIGMVDNVLRPILVGKDTRMPDYVVLISTIGGMALMGINGFVIGPMIAALFMAVWGMFVGREDETEAEAIPAAAVLAASPADPGAAP
- a CDS encoding sensor histidine kinase; translated protein: MRNAAATWLAASVAWLVYGLIFAEQLVNMERVAGVRVAWNEALFHSLFGLVLCWVPLTVGLVAIVQRFPLERGRLRAGIVASVLAVAAVLTARAVYVWALNPVFGFWYDVAPPFGQILSHSVRFNFMLAWLIVGVAHAWIYARNARASRLRISRLEAGLAQARLDALAAQLNPHFLFNALNSIAELIHRDADAADGMLVALSALLRRSLAHPSGHEVRVEEELVLLRHYLAIEQLRFGDRLDVRIEVQPACLDARVPALMLQPLAENAIVHGIARRRGPGTLQVDIRPFPPRLRIEVRDEGAAAAVPAASGGTGIGLDTVRSRLHCLYGEDWTLDLQTRDGLCSTVRIDLPLRVAGVPPVATRTTLLRPA
- the mgtE gene encoding magnesium transporter; the protein is MTEVEAGKPQTTLQSHLARVEELLRRHRLVEGLAHRQEGLHHDLVENLVHRQNLAELQREIDQLHPADIAHILESLPQEDRQSIWNLVKSDRDGEILLEVSDAVRESLLAEMDTPEILAAAEQLDADELADLAEDLPEDVLYTLMQRLTAEQRERVQSAMAWEEDQVGALMDFDMVTIREDVSLEVVLRYLRRLKEIPDHTDKLFVVNGDNLLTGVLPVRWLLVNDPARNVSEVMAADANTFHPEDDVTETAQAFERYDLVTAPVVDGEGKLIGRLTIDAMVDVIREAGEAEALSRGGLREGEDIFASVWRSVRNRWLWLAVNLVTAFIASRVIGLFEGSIEKLVALAALMPIVAGIGGNSGNQTITMIVRAFALDQISPASAKRLLRKELGVALINGVIWGGVIGIVAWLLYGNPALGLVMTLAMTLNLLLAAFMGVVIPMGLLRMDRDPAMGSSVMITALTDSGGFFIFLGLATLFLI
- a CDS encoding malectin domain-containing carbohydrate-binding protein; translated protein: MPRTCSLLLGLALSVPVAAVAGCPPDRVCAEDFLRRNDPPDGRLPFRIYVPPACQAARDCPLLLFLHGLGESGTDNAAQLGNAANGAMQLVYPARQAVQPMIMVAPQCCLGEGGQWGGQKNRLIDLLEQVHAEFPYDTGRIYLTGLSMGGGGALDLIGTYNGTFAAIVPVCPHTGYTAGDAAWATTPSWFFHAVDDGTAIVAHSRNHVAALRAAGGDPRYTEFASGNHWIWTYSYASERLFRWLIGQRLGMPAAATEPFVRITAPTAGPVWTSDTPTFDAAGTAGPVAAAIASVRWFLGGQDGTAAGTSDWSVAGLGPVSGTQVLRVQARGASDDAGLGGWTETSASLRVTVPVAVNVVPRVFVRGDAVARAGGRLDLRARVIDDGLPAPGALAVSWTVEQAPAGAVLVVDAADTRHAVIDAAPPGLYRVRADASDGALAGSFVRQVLVLPSGTPPPVAIAINAGGGAYTAADGSPYQADQYHYGSSEASTASGPGAIFGSDDDALHHDYRISYGTWGYRLPVAEGRYFVELHFAETYNPCNTAACRVQDVRLQGVPVLERFSAFALAGQRSALRFGFVTEPVDGLIEIALARSGGQGERSRLDAIRVLRLDGLDELLFSDGFEP
- a CDS encoding MlaD family protein, with amino-acid sequence METRAHHVLIGAFAILVFVLAAGFVLWLSKTSQDRAFKEYDVVFTEAVTGLSQGGAVQYSGIKVGEVSQLKLAPDDPRKVIARVRIGASTPIKHDTRAKLALAGVTGVAFIQLSGGTPQSVALEPTRETPVPVIPADPSALSQLLNSGEDIVTSINDALYRIGQLLSEENVDRVAHVLDNVDKIVDSVAGQRDDLTTALRQLSDATGDLKSSLRTVSELATTTNRLVREDARNVMIAAEKAIGSVDRVAASVSGLVDDNRAAIDSFGNQGLRQVGPTIAELRETLRAFKQLSDRLARSESLLLGNDQPKEYSPR
- a CDS encoding ABC-type transport auxiliary lipoprotein family protein codes for the protein MSIPMIRIAGLLAAALLTSCASLTGKSDPFAIYSPRLSAAPSTAGAPVAWQLAIDTPLTSSALDSNRIVVMPSPGVLQIYPAARWRDPAPQLLRGLVVEGFERSGRILGVGAATAGLHADIGLSIDLRAFQAEIDTGGARAVVRFQASLLDFATNRVFATRSFEASAPAASSDVAGLFPAFEAALDQVVPHLVDWTLAEGEKRRPPAAGP
- a CDS encoding DoxX family protein encodes the protein MRYPYLTQAQALVLLRATLALLFMAHAVVRLVNGSVPQFAAFLQNAGFPAATGLVLAISAYEIGAGLLIAAGIGVRWLSGGLFFIVLMGIVLIHARLGWFVGEHGTGGVEYSLALMAALLVIAAADREAS
- a CDS encoding LytR/AlgR family response regulator transcription factor, whose protein sequence is MKALRIAVVDDEPLARARLRRLLAMHEAGATVHEYDSGPALLAAWHDAPADVVFVDIQMPEMDGFAAMAGLPPPRPQVIFVTAHAEHAVQAFEIAAADYLIKPVAPERLSAALRRVRERIAAAPAPATYPPRLALPIGRRVQLVDVDAIDCVLAQANYVEIRVGTRCFVLRKPLTVVQQELDPARFARVHRSALVRITAVAGIEPLPSGRFRLQLAAGQVLTSGRSYREHVRRTFGLSSPAAFAG